In the genome of Lathyrus oleraceus cultivar Zhongwan6 chromosome 4, CAAS_Psat_ZW6_1.0, whole genome shotgun sequence, the window taagttccattgatattgacaagatttgactggatcaaccaagaatcaaagggtttgttgtgagtcacgagcatggagccaggttaagaaccatcccaaatgagtgtactaaggataaaaacctgtagatcatgttctaaaaagttcccagagtcttaattccatctatcagatattacaggttaggatgcCTGACgcatcaacccataatattctcaagagaaactcgtctgagcgtagtatcgcgtaacaactgttatcaagtctacatctgaatagtctccgcactacatcctaaataggccaagttgggttaaattttctacggttctcagcttctcggacccaaaatcagagaaagtaatgcctaaccacaaataacttgtgtgacaccaatagctccaaaagggtatccactgagtagatgggtctcaagccaactcgttaaggactactctacacaagtcgaacatgactatagcatcctcctatcttaatttcactcaagttcgggttagaacttatctcaccactcaaagatcaccaagcacaacgagtaaattatatcacacaaacaagtatacaaacatcaaatatacaattatacacacataaaaaaagtaggctaaacccactgaggactactccccagcagagtcgccacttaatttctatagcagtaaattcatgaccattaagctatggataaacttaacgtcaataaaaccagagtcaccaccgcgcttttattgaGATACATAGATGATTTTGGAAGAAGATCTATTTTGAGGTAAGGGGAGAGAATTTCTTTACTAATGGGTGCTTATGGATAGCCAGGATAGTGATGGGTCCTTACCCTCCTATctttgtatttttatttttactatACATTATTTTTGGCCTTGTTTGTAACCAAAGGGGTTATGACCCAAACCCCCGAGATCATTGATCATACACATATCTTTACACGTGAATTATGTCATTTTGAGATTTGGAATAAATTTCTATGGTCATTGTGATTGTAAACCCAATTTTTAATTTTATCACATACAAGTACATTAAATTATGCAATCAAAGAAAGAAATATCTTTTGAATCCTCAATTCGGTAATGCATGGCACTTGCATTATGTTTTAAAAGCACTATGTATTTTGCTAACCGtgtttgaaatgtttgtgagaTAATATTATATTCTTTACACTATTTTGATTTTACTGGTTGTTATAAGGAATTTGATTTTCCATTGCTACAATTCGATTGTGATAACTCATTATTGTCGTATTCATGTGTATGCTTGGAATATGTTCCTTTTATTGTTATTGTAAACTATAATGgattaaattaattattatataataataataattttaatattgttaattataatattttagaattcagttaaaaatatttaattatttagaGTTTCGTAGAGTTATCACTCGTAAGTTACTGATAAAACTCTTTTGAGCATTTTAGAGTATTTTTGGATACTTTAGAGTTATTTTTGAGATATAAGGGTTATTACAGAGTTGTTTAGATTTCCCTTGATAACTCTGTTGAATTAATGTAAAAGTGATCATTATTTTGAGAAGTTATATAAttattgaatttaattatataaataatttttgGGTTAGTTCAAGGGTGGAACCTATATTTTGGAGTGTTGTGGCATGATTATGAATAATAATTATTTTGATGTGTGTATGATGTTTGAGTTATTTTGATGAGTTTTCATGTTCATGCATCATACTTGTATGGAGATTAGGTAGGACTTCGGTCCAGTGACGTAGGACCTCAGCCCAGTGATGTGAGACTTTTGTCTCGAAGTGACGTAGGACTTCGGTCCAGTGGTGTTAGGGTTGTTGTCCAGTGATGTGGGATAATATCAGTAATACACCTCTGATATCCAAAAAGTTTGTACCATATGCATTTTGATGAGGTGTTAgtgcattaacattgcattataATTTCTATTACTGATGTTGTTGTGTGataataatttaaatttttattttaaactaTCCTGCTATTTATTTTCACCGTTAACATTTGTAAGAATTATTCTCACCCCTttttggtttattttgtaggttTCGATACTTGTTGGATAGATAATCAACAACAATGGTTGCTTGTGAGTGGCAGATGACTATGCATCTTACCTTTtcatattatattttttttctgTTGTATTAGAGGGATATTGCTCTGATTACGTAACATCATGGGACAGGAATTTGATTTCTAATGTTTATTGAACTTTATTTGCATTTTCCTTATCTTTGGATAATATGATGATGTAATAATTTTAATTTCCACTACGAGTATgactttatatatatatatatatatatatatatatatatatatatatatatatatatatatatatatatatatatataaagtcATACTCGCAGTGGAAATTAAAATTATTACATCATCATAGTATCCAAAGATAAGGAAAATGCAAATAAAGTTCAATAAACATTAGAAATCAAATTTCTGTTCCATGATGTTACGTAATCAGAGCAATATACTATGTAACGTCATATTCCCCAAATCACAATTATAAAGGATAAAATACACTATAGGATGTTACTTCAACACATTAAATAtttctcatatatatatatatatatatatatatatatatatatatatatatatatatatatatatatatatatatatatatatatatatatatatatatatatatatatatatatatatatatatatatatatatatatatatatgtgtgtgtgtgtgtgtgtgtgtgtgtgtgtgtgtgtgtgtgtgtgtgtgtgtgtgtgtgagaaATATCTAATGTGTTGAAGTAACATCCTATAGTGTATTTTATCCTTTATAATTGCGATTTGGGGAATAAGGTGTTACGTGGGCATATAACGCCAGATAGGCTAaagagtggttacatgttacacccgagggcgagggagtggttgtcggtgcacgagacatgacaatgagacactcctagtagcttctagggaaaaactgaattcacatcggaatgagagggatcctgagaCTGTGCAGGCATGAGACTGTATGAttgaaggaaggcttataaggattaattggtactacctatatcAACAAGATGCATATACTTTTCGGTAGCCTGATAGATAAGAACTTCATAGTTAAGCATGTTTGACTTagagtagtatttggatgggtgaccttctgggaagtttctcggaaagcatgtgagtgaggacaaaacatgctAAAAAGACTCatgttggtttgtggggtcagtcgataatcctgaaagcagtaTGGGAAGATGCATCTTTTTTTCCGGTAGCctaacagataagaactccatagttaagcgtgcttgacttaAAGGATTTGGATGagtgaccttctgggaagtttctcggaaagcgcgtgagtgaggataaaacatgctgaaaagactcgtgttggtttgtggggtcagtcgataaTCCAGAATTTGTGGAATATTGATGAGATGTTTGAATGCCTCTTCATTAACTCCCTTGATTTCAAACATTATTTTCTCCCAAGCATTCACATGATTTACAGTTGCAACCCTCCACATCAATTCCTTCAATTTAGACTAGAGAACTTCTTCCTGAAGTTGCTATATAAATTCCTACAACATTGAAGGGACTTAAATAATACCGATTTAAATAATGCAAACAATTTATACATATCAATAACTGGCTTAAATAATGCAAACATTTTATACAAATAAAGGTATACCAAACACAAAATCTCTAGTCAACGTTACCAAGTAACTCCTCAATACTTGGTAACAAACCCCACAATTAGAAAGTTTTTTTGTTATGTGGATAAAATAATTGTGAAATAAGTAGAATTCAAGGTGagagttaaccttttgttgatCACTTATGAAGGTATAGGTTTTGCACAATCTAACTCCTCCCAAATCAGCTGTCAATAATTCTAAAAACCAGCTCCATGAATCTTTAGTTTCACCCTCAACAACATCATATGCAATTTGAAGCATTGGGTCATTTGGGTCCCTCCCAATGGAAACTAGTTTTTGTCCATCATAATATCCCTTTAAGAAACACCCATTCAATCTTATAATAGGTTTACACTTGAAATTTTTTTCCTTACAAGATTTGAAGCATATATACATCCTTTGGAAGTGAGGATTCATTTGCTTCTCAGGGTGTTCACTATTTTCCTCTTCTCCTTGAAATGGCTGACTTATAATTTTAACAGTTGATCCTGGGTTTGTCCTTAACAGTTCATGGCCATAATTATGGATTCCTCTATATTGCTCCATAAATGAACCATCCATAATGTCAACAACAAGTGTCTTTGCTCTATATGCAAGTGTCTTGTTGATTCCTACATTCCACTTTTCATGTGTCTTCTCCATAATATCACTCAACTTTAAATTTGGACTCTCTCTAACATTGCTTTGAATATTTTTGCCTAACCAATTAGAATTTAGGAACCTAATCTTATAATCCCCACTACATGTATATGTTTGTCCACTATTATCCTCAATTGCCAAGTTTATTGACCTTTTATATTTGCACAGTATACCTTCCATGGACAACCATCCTTGCACTTCACTCTCATCCTCCTTTTGTCAtttttcttaaatttcaaatttctccctGAATGTATAACATAGGTTCTTATAGCCTCCTTAAAGTCATCATTGTAGCAAAATAAGTCCCTACTTCCCATTTGTAGCTTCCACTTTTTTTGGAAGCTTAAAGGTTACAAAAACATCCTTTATAATTTCATCAATATCACTATCATACTCATGAGGTAGTTCATCATTATCATACTATTTAATGCCAAATAATCCTCTTAAATTTTCCTCTAAGACCTCACCTTCATTCACAACATCAAGTGAAACACTTCGTTCCATATTTCCCTTACCCTTTTCCCTGCCATTTGCCTTTCCCTTTGCCTTGTCCTTTGTACTCATATCCTCATCATCAACTATTATCTCTCCATCAATTCCTATATCATTTTCGGAGTCTTTAAAATTGACATCCAAAGCACTATCTTCAGTACCCTTTTCCTAGTTACCATTAACTCCCTCAATTTTTTGCCTGGTTACTATTGAGTTCCTCAGTGGTCCCCACATTCTCCTCATTGTCACAGTTTGTCCCCTCATCATCCACAATGATCCCCACATTAGTTTCATTAACTCCTAAGTCAGCTTTGACATTTATACTCTCTTGCACCACATTGGTCCCCACATAAGTTTCATTAACTCCTAAGTTAACTTCCACATTTGTACTCTCTTGCACCACATTGGTCCCCTCACCAGTTTCATTAACTCCTAAGTCAGCTCTCACAATTGTACTCTCTTGCATCACATTGATCCctgttaataccttaggattggaattaattttgtaaaaaaaataatggaatcacctctgttgttttaatatgttgggttgaagaagttcaacatctggatcaacatgtcatgtacgatgtcacgacatcatgactgtgacatcgcacatgtatagaaaactgaattaattaattcaggtatatattctgggattagtgaggatatttggtgaatatcctaacttccttgtggaggtcttaaagactcaattAGAATATATAGGCTataaatatggagatatatataTGGAGATagtttctgctgactttgtaacagcaaagaagaagtttgctgcgatttctgaaggcccaaatccagttgggtgcttaggttataaatagcatattgtaacctagttttaGTAAGCCTCATAGAATGTAAAATTAATGggtgtgtgaggtaaacctcccaacctgtgggaaggttgCCATGTGTGTCTCAGTGCTCAAAGCTGAGATTagttgtaactcaaagcctgtaggcaagagtttgttatggtcttcaacgaagctgtgaagcaagttcaaggtgtatagcattacattgtatttgtagtgataggaatggaaactagaggtttctatctaggagttcctaggtatagattgcattgggtagagattaagtgaagagttgtaaacgggggagtttaactctgaattaatactgctgatagtggatcttcttcctggcttggtatgcccccagagtaagtgatgttgcaccgaactaggttaacaattttctgtgtttgttttcctcctgcatgttataatcctgtctgccataactcaACTTGTATTTCAGACTGCTTATCAAGATAATAACAGACCAGATACATAACAtactgtttgaatgtcaatcagaatgttttgacattcatcattgacagcatatactgaataataggcaggttggtttttaTGCTTAAGTTCAatatttatttcagtctgttcttcaagaggataacagacctggccaaaggatcattgtctaaatgtcaaacaGGATGTTTTAACATTTATCACTGTAAGTTGATAGTGAAGTATAGACGGGTTGGTCTGCTACAGTACAACATTTAACACAGTCTATTTTCAGGAAAATAACATacttagcatatggtatatgttctggtcgtcaaactgaatgttatgacattcatcctagacagcatatgctaaattgtaggttggttagtttttctgtttcagcagttttctcaggctattcttcaggaagtcaacaactgagctaaaatccaggaaactaacaactaagctacaattaatgaacctaacaaatagcctatttgttagtaccctaatatgtggaaattaggttaacttgttcaacctttattttaggaaatacaagtacacGGCCAACAAACTGTAAtactgtaacaggtgatgttcaaatcactattgagacatcatgctgataactgtgcaggtTCAACAAAAGTTAGTGATATGGTTGATCTCTGCTGAGTCCTTCTACCCGATGAACAAAATTGGGTGTTCTTCCATTTTATGGTAATACAGTAGCAGATGTAGTGACATCTGCAAATGTGTGCACATTAGTACTGGATGTTAATTGTATAGatatcttgctgtattagtaataatgttggatcagatgtcatgacgtggagtagaacatctgaactctgactacaccagaatttcaattggtatcagagttggcatcctgttctgtttctggatgagatccatgggtgatactttttggtatcttgcaaggagttatgttagtactgatgttggaacctgtggaaggttctgtgatttccctgaatggtcccttgaagtaggtggatggactattcatgacaggaactgtgtgcacctgcctctggagattggcaattggcctttgtgtgggacaactgtgctagtattgaatcatattcaaacttggtatgttcttggaggctgatctggtgaagtgtgtgttcataggttgagttgtattatgatttccgctgcataatacctggcaaaactcaaactctgaggtagtttcccctcatgtggatgaaaggctgttgtattcaaaatttcatcataacctactgaagatgtcaaagatacttaagtctcctcaagtccactcatcatgacgttctcacttcaggatggtaagaatcacctgatcactgattcttttactctcttgggtagtgtatatgaagaccttgaagattttcaaggagggtttgttccaaggaggtggaaaTAATGTTTTATGTGATGTTAGcacatgttgttcaacaagtatgcagctactggttgaagagcagatgtttttaagtgtcaaacaaagggatatttttgtttggaacctactcttgacctggaagaggagacatctgtgtgtgctaagttgacaagggtagggtcaactgtgtgtgtgctcaagaaggtcacttttagatgtctgatctctagaagtggagctggttgagatgtgacattgtgaagtttcctgctggttgtcttattcctgtagattgatcagggttggatagttgttccctgaagtactatattgtgttggaagacatgtcccctggatgttagaagtcaataatgggataacctgattgctatttcatttaagaggattgggaccatgaatcttgttattcaaacaccacgctcagaagtgggagttctttcaaggagtgagaatatgaagattcagaggttggttgaggtagtatgctctggcaatgcatatctactattgactggtgaTGTTTTTTTACTAGTACTTATGGACAGCTGGAGTttgattggtgtgattggagtatgtatagggataactcatagagttagttgccactggtagggatagtgtatgtcatgttgagacatttgtgtataatgcatggatattggtgtggagtttccatgattgttaatttgagggggagttttggttaacctcctcacgtttggtcagcctagggtctggttggctgttgacctgtgtcacatgggttctggttgttgtgtgacacatttgcaaggaaggattcatctctctcattcctaagggtgaatctaatctggaaagattctcaaaactatTAAGGTGCTTGCAAGaagaagatgttgacacaagaagagtattttcaaagtattcttatggtggaagtatctgaaaggttaattgggaaaggatttaagatcaatgtctacttgtgccaagtacaagtatttaattgattatccttggagctccagataactgatgttcttaaagatgttggaacatctcttcttcaagaccctgtgcagaatcacaggaaggatagtacattggtttatgatctatctctttggtggcaacaaaagcatatgatctctgaaaaggtttcctggcaagaaacatgttcagccttggtgtgtacaagaagaagaagacatcatagtcttgatggtggttacttggatcagtttatttctgatctaggtaaggaagtgcattggctaatgcacactgtggagttaagaacaagtggccgcattcttgacatcatggacacaaccttgctttaggaagtggaatccttggtatagctgaagggttagtctctaactggtccttctgaagactcatgcatcagagtgtctgatgtctttggagaagaagcagggatttATCAAGGTGTGAGCatggatgacttaactgcaaacctgcaggatggaggttgtttactcaaacttggttccacaatcaagtctatgagagcgttgaactcttgttctgtgtagggaggaagttctttcaagtggtagaagaaggagctgaattcaacagctagatgttaaaacacaatattgtgacatttggttcaacatcagaatcttagttggtgaagtggcacatcaacttaagatagaagggtctatagagttgtagattgggtacttcaaaaagatcgttctcattgcagttcgttggagttgctggatggagaagatgttacatgttcatgtcttagagaatcgaagttttgtttaacatgtagcttgaagttcaagtctcacttggaaggtcagaatatctttgggagaagtctgataaacgtggagaggtcaataagtggcatttgactttttcatatgaggattcatgaaggaggtaatcaaccagtggcatttggtccatctcagaagtgagttcaaagaatcaagataatcaacatatggcagctgattattcttgaggaaagtctgagacaaattacttttgagcagaaaagtagtaagttgaagacaaaaggaggtgttttctattcatatcttggagcttgtggtaggagttctgagctatctatggaagattatctctcgtaatgggatgagaatgtatatgtcccaatttatgtctgggttcttttggatcaagctagtgactcagtgatatctgaagattatcagatggtgctctgtgttatgttgtgaaggatgtcctaactaatgttagaacattttgtgaagtggttttctgttctggttagaagagagattgacacaaagtgtggatgtgttcagccaagagggttgaacagagggtgtgctattgaagacatgaa includes:
- the LOC127137673 gene encoding uncharacterized protein LOC127137673 — encoded protein: MQESTIVRADLGVNETGEGTNVVQESTNVEVNLGVNETYVGTNVVQESINVKADLGVNETNVGIIVDDEGTNCDNEENVGTTEELNRIDGEIIVDDEDMSTKDKAKGKANGREKGKGNMERSVSLDVVNEGRNLKFKKNDKRRMRVKCKDGCPWKVYCANIKGKNIQSNVRESPNLKLSDIMEKTHEKWNVGINKTLAYRAKTLVVDIMDGSFMEQYRGIHNYGHELLRTNPGSTVKIISQPFQGEEENSEHPEKQMNPHFQRMYICFKSCKEKNFKCKPIIRLNGCFLKGYYDGQKLVSIGRDPNDPMLQIAYDVVEGETKDSWSWFLELLTADLGGVRLCKTYTFISDQQKATGKKDASSHTAFRIID